CTGCTGGAGGTCCCGCGCCGTCACGTCGTTGAGGCAGGTGTAGCCGAGCACGTACTCGCGGGCGCGCTCGGCCGGCACGTTGCGGCACCGGCGCTTCATGACGACCGCGAGCTCCGCCTCGTGGTCCACGCGCCGGCTCTGCGGCGGGTAGACGATCGGGTCGTCGGGCCCGACGATCGCGGTCGTCGGCTTCAGGAAGATCCGCGGCTCGTCGGGAAGGGGAAGGTGCATCTCCTTGGCGTGGTCGCGGTAGTTGAGGCCGACCGCGACGATCTTCGACGGCACCACGGGCGCGAGCAGGACCGTCTGCGTGAGCGGGTAGCGGCGGCGCCCGCGGCGAAAGAGGGCGAACGGCGTGCCCGTGTACTCGACGACCGCCCCGCCCTCGAGCGCGCCGTAACGCGTCTTGCCGCCCGCCTTGAAGCGCACGATCTGCATGACGGCGCCCGCTCAGGCGAGGCCGAGGACGTGCTGCATCGAGTAGAGCCCGGGGGGTCGCGCGGCCACCCAGCGGACGGCCCGGAGGGCGCCGCGCGCGTAGACGTCGCGGCTGTGGGCTTTGTGTGTCAGCTCGAGCCGCTCCCCGAGCGCGCCGAACGAGACGGTGTGCTCGCCGGCGACGTCGCCAGAGCGGAGCGAGAGGATGCCGATCTCCTTGCGCGTGCGCTCGCCCGTGAGCCCCTGCCGGCCGTAGACGGCGGCCGTGCCGAGGTCGCGGCCGAGCGCCTCGGCGACCACCTCGGCCATCCGCAGCGCGGTGCCGCTCGGCGCGTCCTTCTTGAAGCGATGGTGGGTCTCGGTGATCTCGACGTCGTAGTCGTCGCCGAGCGCCTTCGCCATCGTCGCCAGGAGCGAGAAGGCGACGTTGACGGCGACCGACATGCTCGGCGCGACGAGGATCGCCGCGTGCTTCGCCAGGTCGGCGATCTCCCGGTTGTGGTCGGGGGAAAAGCCGGTCGTGCCGATCACGGCCCGCGCGCCCGCGCGGGCGACGGCGCGCAGGTGCTCGACCGACGCCTCCGGCACCGAGAACTCGACGAGCACGCGGTCGCGTGCGATCGCGACGCCGGGGTCGGCGCCGACGGCGACGCCCAGGCGGCCCACGCCGGCGACCTCGCCCGCGTCGCTGCCGAGCGCCCGGTGTCCCGGCGCCTCGAGCGCCGCGACCAGGCGCAGCTCGGGGACCTCGCGGAGGCACGCGACGATGCGGCTGCCCATGCGGCCGGCCGCGCCGGCCACGACGACATCGATGGGCATACGGTGACCGCTACTTGATCAGCGCGTACTGCGTGAGGACGGCGCGGAGCTTCTCGCGGTTGGCCTCGCCCATCCGGCACATCGGCAGCCGGAACTCCGGCTCGAGCATCCCGGCCATGGCCATGGCCTCTTTGATCGGGATGGGGTTGGTCTCGAGGAACGCGGCCCGCGCCAGCGGGAACAGCTTGTAGTGGAGCTCGCGCGCGCGCTTCCAGTCACCGTCGAGCGCGGCGTGCACCATCTCCGCGGTCTCGCGCGGCAGGATGTTCGCGATCACGGAGACGACGCCGTGCCCGCCGATCGCGAGGAGCGGCAGCGTGATGTTGTCGTCGCCGGAGAGCACCGCGAAGTCGGGGCCGCACGCGGCGATCACCTGGCTCATCTGGTCGAGCG
This Candidatus Methylomirabilota bacterium DNA region includes the following protein-coding sequences:
- a CDS encoding fumarylacetoacetate hydrolase family protein — encoded protein: MQIVRFKAGGKTRYGALEGGAVVEYTGTPFALFRRGRRRYPLTQTVLLAPVVPSKIVAVGLNYRDHAKEMHLPLPDEPRIFLKPTTAIVGPDDPIVYPPQSRRVDHEAELAVVMKRRCRNVPAERAREYVLGYTCLNDVTARDLQQRDGMPSRAKAFDTFCPIGPCIATDIDPNAVTIEAWVNGGLRQSSSTKELIFPVEEIVARVSEVMTLLPGDVIATGTPPGVGPLEPGDRVEVRIEGIGSLRNTVVKW
- the dapB gene encoding 4-hydroxy-tetrahydrodipicolinate reductase, with amino-acid sequence MPIDVVVAGAAGRMGSRIVACLREVPELRLVAALEAPGHRALGSDAGEVAGVGRLGVAVGADPGVAIARDRVLVEFSVPEASVEHLRAVARAGARAVIGTTGFSPDHNREIADLAKHAAILVAPSMSVAVNVAFSLLATMAKALGDDYDVEITETHHRFKKDAPSGTALRMAEVVAEALGRDLGTAAVYGRQGLTGERTRKEIGILSLRSGDVAGEHTVSFGALGERLELTHKAHSRDVYARGALRAVRWVAARPPGLYSMQHVLGLA